A part of Longimicrobiales bacterium genomic DNA contains:
- a CDS encoding M28 family peptidase: protein MSRPLITSLTLAALVVLLAACGSPGGVAPQIDSIQESDLRADLFALSHDSMAGRLVGTPQIDMASDWIRERFESLGLEPAGDGGTFDQRFDLVWFSLGALNRLTVAGAGGVRAEGTGWTPSNAGAAGSAQGEVVFAGFGIVEPRLSFDDYQGADVRGKVVLMLDGEPGVADPASPFDGVVRAEASVTWRKVLSAQMRGAVGVLFVKDVQNRSEAVDWGSQHAALWPEEARRIERFTLGAWVADIDIPAAQISVDLAAQIVAGSGRSLEELAGDAESAAAGLGVVSLPGARVDFTTSVERNVTPGRNILAMIEGSDPTLQNEVVIIGAHHDHNGTGPAALPDGTMPEAVFNGADDDGSGTVGVLATAAAYARAAEAGDRPRRTVMFAIWDAEERGLLGAWYYTTRPLFALERTVANLNLDMIGRHEEVPADGGRRFRGLEVQSAESNSNAINILGYSRTPDLAGVVAAANVVLTETGVIDAALTLRSRYDNNLSGLLRRSDHWPFLQNDVPAVWFHTGLHPDYHTPYDDAESIEYEKMTRIVRLVHQTSWDLANADAGPAIEGMGSRPPG from the coding sequence ATGAGTCGACCCCTGATCACATCACTCACGTTGGCCGCATTGGTCGTTCTTCTCGCGGCGTGCGGTAGCCCGGGAGGTGTTGCTCCACAGATCGACTCGATTCAGGAGTCGGATCTCAGGGCGGACCTCTTCGCCCTCTCGCACGACTCGATGGCGGGGCGATTGGTCGGCACCCCGCAAATCGACATGGCGTCGGATTGGATCCGGGAGCGATTTGAGTCACTTGGACTCGAGCCTGCGGGTGACGGCGGCACTTTCGACCAGCGCTTCGATCTGGTGTGGTTCAGCCTCGGGGCTCTGAATCGACTCACGGTGGCAGGCGCGGGTGGTGTGCGGGCAGAGGGGACCGGGTGGACTCCGTCGAATGCTGGCGCGGCGGGATCGGCGCAGGGTGAGGTAGTCTTTGCCGGCTTTGGGATCGTCGAACCGCGTCTGAGCTTCGATGACTACCAGGGGGCAGATGTGCGCGGAAAAGTGGTGCTGATGCTGGACGGAGAACCCGGCGTTGCTGATCCGGCCTCGCCATTCGACGGAGTCGTGAGGGCTGAGGCCTCTGTCACCTGGAGGAAAGTACTTTCTGCTCAGATGCGCGGAGCTGTCGGCGTCCTGTTCGTGAAGGATGTACAGAATCGTTCGGAGGCCGTGGACTGGGGAAGTCAACACGCAGCTCTGTGGCCTGAGGAGGCTCGTCGGATCGAACGTTTCACGCTTGGTGCCTGGGTGGCGGATATCGACATTCCTGCCGCTCAGATCTCGGTTGATCTCGCCGCTCAAATCGTTGCAGGGTCCGGGAGATCACTGGAGGAACTCGCAGGGGACGCGGAGTCCGCTGCGGCTGGCCTCGGTGTCGTGTCTTTGCCCGGTGCTCGCGTTGATTTCACGACCAGTGTGGAACGGAATGTGACTCCGGGTCGTAACATCCTTGCAATGATCGAAGGGTCCGATCCGACCTTGCAGAATGAAGTTGTGATCATCGGCGCGCATCACGATCACAATGGCACTGGCCCTGCGGCGCTGCCGGACGGGACTATGCCAGAGGCCGTCTTCAATGGAGCCGATGACGACGGCTCGGGCACCGTGGGGGTGCTGGCCACAGCCGCGGCGTATGCACGGGCGGCGGAAGCGGGTGATCGGCCCAGGCGCACGGTGATGTTCGCGATCTGGGATGCTGAGGAGCGTGGTTTGCTCGGGGCTTGGTACTACACCACTCGCCCGCTGTTCGCACTCGAGCGAACCGTGGCGAACCTCAACCTCGACATGATCGGAAGACACGAGGAGGTGCCTGCCGATGGGGGACGGCGGTTCCGTGGGCTCGAGGTGCAGTCGGCTGAATCGAACTCGAACGCCATCAATATCCTTGGATACAGCCGCACCCCTGACCTGGCTGGCGTGGTGGCGGCGGCCAACGTCGTGCTCACGGAGACGGGGGTGATCGACGCGGCGCTGACCCTCCGCTCTCGTTACGACAACAATCTGTCCGGTCTGCTGCGCCGATCCGACCACTGGCCGTTCCTTCAGAATGATGTCCCAGCGGTGTGGTTCCACACCGGACTCCATCCCGACTACCACACGCCATACGATGATGCGGAGAGCATCGAGTACGAGAAAATGACCCGCATTGTTCGCCTGGTGCACCAGACCAGTTGGGACCTCGCGAACGCGGATGCCGGGCCTGCCATCGAGGGAATGGGCAGCCGGCCTCCCGGCTGA
- a CDS encoding DsbA family oxidoreductase, which translates to MPSDIDSATAAATVILEVFSDYTCPWCYVGWARLEKALAALPPETDVQVNWRPFEIHAEVPLEGMPVEDLPYPPDVWARMQDALRASAAEEGLDVGKRPKVSNTHRALAAGSYAQAEEPNLFPSFHERLFKGYFAEGRDLGDPAVVDDLASQAGLDVVVMKSALADGHYETALSDTAHDARMMGISGTPTFVFDRRYSVSGAQPAALLIRYFEAAIQHDTITKAKHGEVL; encoded by the coding sequence ATGCCATCCGACATTGATTCCGCCACCGCTGCAGCGACCGTCATTCTCGAGGTATTCAGTGATTACACCTGTCCTTGGTGCTACGTCGGATGGGCTCGCCTTGAGAAGGCCCTGGCCGCGCTACCACCCGAGACAGACGTCCAGGTCAACTGGCGTCCGTTCGAAATTCACGCAGAGGTGCCTCTGGAGGGGATGCCGGTCGAAGATCTCCCGTATCCGCCCGATGTCTGGGCCCGCATGCAGGATGCACTTCGTGCGAGTGCCGCGGAGGAGGGGCTCGATGTCGGGAAGCGCCCGAAGGTGTCCAATACGCATCGGGCCCTCGCCGCTGGAAGTTATGCCCAGGCGGAGGAGCCGAATCTGTTCCCCTCGTTTCACGAACGGCTCTTCAAGGGCTACTTCGCGGAAGGCAGAGACCTCGGCGATCCGGCGGTAGTGGACGATCTGGCGTCGCAGGCTGGTCTAGATGTCGTGGTGATGAAAAGCGCGCTAGCCGATGGCCATTACGAGACGGCCCTCAGCGACACGGCTCACGATGCTCGGATGATGGGGATTTCGGGCACTCCGACGTTTGTTTTCGACCGGCGATACTCGGTGTCAGGGGCTCAGCCTGCGGCCTTACTGATCCGATACTTCGAGGCAGCGATCCAGCACGATACCATCACGAAAGCAAAGCACGGAGAAGTCTTATGA
- a CDS encoding alkaline phosphatase D family protein: protein MLVRGFVSESIKPVLEAMLATGLTNPIVLSGDIHSNWVARFLRDFDDENSEVVATEFTGPSASSGGNGEPEAAIGATPLPHNPHFDFYNSQHGYVLASVTPDVWTSTYRIVSEVETPGGEVEPAATFVVENGHPGVSPA from the coding sequence ATGCTAGTTCGGGGGTTTGTTAGCGAGTCCATAAAGCCCGTACTCGAAGCGATGCTCGCCACGGGACTCACGAATCCCATCGTGCTGTCTGGAGATATCCATTCCAACTGGGTCGCACGATTCCTCCGAGACTTCGACGACGAGAACTCCGAGGTCGTGGCAACGGAGTTCACAGGACCCTCGGCCTCTTCCGGGGGAAACGGTGAGCCGGAGGCCGCGATCGGTGCAACCCCTCTCCCACACAATCCCCATTTTGACTTCTACAACAGCCAGCACGGGTACGTACTCGCCTCCGTGACCCCGGACGTGTGGACATCGACCTACCGCATCGTGTCGGAAGTTGAGACCCCGGGCGGCGAGGTCGAGCCGGCCGCCACCTTCGTGGTCGAGAACGGCCATCCAGGGGTCAGCCCAGCCTGA